A portion of the Anthonomus grandis grandis chromosome 7, icAntGran1.3, whole genome shotgun sequence genome contains these proteins:
- the LOC126738662 gene encoding uncharacterized protein LOC126738662 isoform X2 has protein sequence MSDNRSAVTCYVCGKQFSTAGNFRRHLKAKHLLGDKLDKGKPSLPGEHIKGVGELNFSQPKQYSQNLSQNPYIVCHICNKTFMSPSNFRRHLKNKHTEEKEENDTIPITFCPEKISRIKEFYKWKNSEESDSTARWIKACGTKNQRNGTPIYFYCNRSGKRRVLDAGKRKRAMKSQGSCKIDASCTSAIILKHVAEGIKIKYFKTHYGHDKKMAHIPLSKDDKNMIASQLIQGVSHTEILKKIRQSLDINFERIHLTTKHDIHNIMQSYNLHDTAIRHQNDSQSVDLWVNQVQSSNENCILLYKKQGEDHPSFCLKNEDFLLGLMTNCQGEMLKKFGIGGIICMDATHGTNPYDFKLVSILVVDDFGEGFPVAYLFSNREDYVVLKYFVTAVKESVGTIRAASFMSDDAEQYFAAWSSVMDTVETKKLLCMWHVDRAWRSKVIAIKDKSKQAQVYKILCTLRQEADFTKFNEYLIGFMNVLSKDPDLRIFKDYFEKEYLPRCLVWAACFRVGTGINTNMYLESMHKVLKYIYLKGVACRRLDKTVHVLLQYVKDKQFERIIKLEKSKVTTKISRINKSHINAINSTNMIVSTCENGWIVTSKDIPYLVTENKLNEGHTCKLKCSSCLFCVHMYTCNCMDFVVNYNMCKHIHKICMNMPGQSTFVDENRNEELTYHKSSLKNPNISNIDNKIRENINYLQCFDWRNITDPQIKNKINSFLLSAVKLADIKSDARFTLSPKNIAGPANKKIVAQNRFFSTKKKKTKKTYTPRLAKPNLQEKKDIQAQLENIL, from the exons atgaGTGATAACAGATCGGCAGTAACTTGCTATGTATGTGGTAAACAGTTCTCGACAGCGGGGAACTTCAGAAGACATTTAAAAGCCAAGCATCTTCTGGGCGACAAATTGGACAAAGGAAAACCGTCGTTGCCTGGTGAACATATAAAGG GTGTTGGTGAACTGAATTTTTCCCAGCCAAAACAATATAGTCAAAACCTCAGTCAAAACCCTTACATTGTTTGTCATATATGCAATAAAACATTTATGTCACCATCAAATTTTagaaggcatttaaaaaataagcatacTGAAGAGAAAGAAGAAAACGACACAATTCCCATAACTTTCTGTCCTGAAAAAATCTCTCGGATAAAAG agTTTTACAAATGGAAAAATTCTGAAGAGAGTGATTCCACTGCTAGGTGGATTAAGGCATGTGGtacaaaaaatcaaagaaatggtacacctatttatttttattgcaatagAAGTGGAAAGAGAAGAGTACTTGATGCTGGTAAAAGAAAACGAGCCATGAAGTCACAGGGTTCTTGTAAAATAGACGCTTCTTGCACATCTGCAATTATTCTCAAACATGTGGCAGAGggcatcaaaataaaatattttaagactcACTATGGTCATGACAAAAAAATGGCTCACATTCCCTTATCTAAAGATGATAAAAATATGATTGCTTCTCAGTTAATACAAG gaGTTTCCCACactgagatattaaaaaaaataagacagaGTCTTGACATTAACTTCGAAAGAATACATTTGACGACTAAGCACGATATTCACAATATCATGCAATCATATAATTTGCATGATACAGCTATAAGGCATCAAAATGACTCGCAAAGTGTAGATTTGTGGGTGAATCAAGTACAATCCAGcaatgaaaattgcattttattgTACAAAAAACAAGGAGAAGATCATCCTagcttttgtttaaaaaatgaagaCTTTTTATTGGGTTTAATGACTAACTGTCAAGGCGAGATGTTAAAAAAGTTTGGAATTGGAGGTATCATATGCATGGATGCTACACATGGAACAAACCCATATGATTTTAAGCTAGTTTCAATTTTGGTGGTGGATGATTTTGGGGAAGGCTTTCCAGTAGCatacttattttcaaatagGGAAGATtatgtagttttaaaatattttgtaactgcTGTAAAAGAATCTGTTGGGACTATTAGGGCTGCATCATTCATGAGTGATGATGCAGAACAGTATTTTGCAGCTTGGAGCTCGGTAATGGATACTGTTGaaaccaaaaaacttttatgcATGTGGCATGTTGACAGAGCCTGGAGATCCAAAGTAATAGCCATAAAAGACAAATCTAAACAAGCtcaa gtatataaaatattatgcaCCTTAAGACAAGAAGCAGATTTCACCAagtttaatgaatatttaataggaTTTATGAACGTATTATCAAAAGATCCagatttaagaatatttaaggACTATTTTGAGAAAGAGTATCTACCTAGATGTTTAGTATGGGCTGCTTGTTTTCGAGTAGGAACAGGaattaatacaaatatgtatCTTGAGTCCAtgcataaagttttaaaatatatctactTGAAAg GTGTTGCTTGTAGAAGATTGGATAAAACTGTGCATGTTCTATTACAATATGTGAAGGACAAACAATTTGAAAGAATTATCAAGTTGGAAAAAAGCAAAGTCACTACAAAAATAAGCAGGATCAACAAAAGCCATATCAATGCAATAAATTCCACAAATATGATTGTTTCTACTTGTGAAAATGGGTGGATTGTAACATCTAAAGACATCCCATATCTTGTGACAGAGAATAAGCTCAACGAAGGTCATACATGTAAATTGAAATGCTCCTCATGCCTATTCTGTGTTCACATGTATACATGTAATTGCATGgattttgttgtaaattataATATGTGCAAACATATTCATAAGATATGCATGAATATGCCAGGACAAAGCACATTTGTAGATGAAAACCGTAATGAAGAACTAACATATCATAaatcatcattaaaaaatccaaacatAAGTAACATTGACAATAAAATTAGAGAGAATATTAATTATCTTCAATGTTTTGACTGGAGGAATATCACAGATccccaaataaaaaataaaataaacagttttctTCTATCTGCTGTAAAACTAGCTGATATAAAAAGTGATGCAAGATTTACCTTATCTCCAAAAAATATAGCCGGTCCagcgaataaaaaaattgtagctcAGAATCG atttttttctacaaaaaaaaagaagacaaaGAAGACATATACTCCTCGACTGGCGAAACCAAACCTACAGGAGAAAAAAGATATACAGGCGCAGttggaaaacattttataa
- the LOC126738801 gene encoding nuclear pore complex protein Nup50, whose translation MAAKRGATSELNHDNWNQEDEPEERGEFKRASEDALKTRVIRTAKRRNPIRTEEDGNKKSAFVGFTGFGSKSPSNDFSFLKDLSKTDNASKTNGISKPEETKSTDVGNIFNISKSNTNIFGAPVSASSANIFGSSASTTTTSSNLVPSLNANGKTEKYCSKLKGLNESVSKWIVKKVEENPFISLQPIFKDYEKYLDEIEKEEKQSSEKIEEKSDKKEESSKAVPTFNFNPAADKNTKAMPDSTSKESTNKETVIPTFKFGAPASTSAATTEASSVAPTFTFGSANNANSGGSKTFSSLTSASTVSGGFSFGSNTSGSAGGFTFPTSTGFSFGGVKKPESETPKEGGTEETNENDEDEPPKVEFKPVVEKDHLYTIKCKVFVKNEDRFSDRGVGNLYLKPIENSEKVQLIVRADTNLGNLLLNLILSEAIPTKRIGKKDVMLVAIPTPDAKPPPTPILVRVKSPEEADGLLEVLEKHKK comes from the exons atggCCGCTAAAAGAGGCGCAACCAGTGAACTAAACCACGACAACTGGAACCAGGAGGATGAGCCTGAAGAACGAGGAGAATTCAAGAGAGCCTCAGAGGATGCCCTGAAAACTAGAGTTATCCGAACTGCCAAGAGACGAAATCCCATCAGG ACAGAAGAGgatggaaacaaaaaaagtgcCTTTGTAGGCTTTACAGGCTTTGGATCTAAATCACCTAGTAATGACTTTTCATTCCTCAAAGACCTTTCAAAAACAGACAATGCCTCCAAGACAAATGGAATTAGCAAACCAGAAGAAACGAAATCAACTGATGTTGgaaacatatttaatatatcaaaaagtaatacaaatatatttggAGCACCAGTGTCAGCGAGTAGTGCAAATATATTTGGCTCTAGTGCCTCCACCACCACAACAAGCAGTAATTTAGTTCCTAGTTTGAATGCTAACGGAAAGACTGAGAAGTATTGTTCGAAACTGAAAGGTTTGAATGAGAGTGTATCAAAGTGGATAGTAAAAAAGGTTGAAGAGAATCCTTTCATTAGTTTACAGccaatttttaaagattatgaGAAGTATTTAGATGAAATTGAAAAGGAGGAAAAGCAAAGTAGTGAAAAAATCGAAGAGAAATCAGACAAAAAAGAGGAAAGTTCTAAAGCTGTGCCTACTTTCAATTTTAATCCGGCCGCAGATAAAAACACTAAGGCCATGCCAG ATAGCACCTCAAAGGAATCCACCAATAAGGAAACTGTTATACCCACATTCAAATTTGGCGCTCCCGCGAGTACATCAGCTGCTACAACGGAAGCGTCATCTGTAGCGCCCACTTTCACTTTTGGGTCAGCTAACAATGCTAATAGCGGTGGCAGTAAAACTTTTTCATCTTTGA cctCAGCATCAACAGTGTCAGGCGGATTTTCATTCGGCAGCAATACTTCAGGATCAGCCGGAGGCTTTACTTTTCCTACGTCCACTGGTTTCTCCTTTGGCGGAGTAAAAAAGCCCGAATCAG AAACCCCTAAAGAAGGCGGTACAGAGGAAACCAACGAAAATGACGAAGACGAACCTCCAAAAGTGGAATTTAAACCGGTGGTCGAAAAGGACCATTTGTACACAATTAAGTGTAAAGTTTTCGTTAAAAACGAAGATCGTTTTAGTGACAGGGGTGTCGGTAACCTATATCTGAAGCCTATTGAGAACAGCGAAAAAGTGCAG CTTATAGTACGTGCGGATACAAACCTGGGAAACCTCCTGCTTAACCTGATTCTCTCCGAGGCAATCCCGACGAAGCGTATCGGCAAAAAGGACGTGATGCTAGTGGCCATCCCTACGCCCGATGCCAAACCACCTCCGACTCCCATTTTGGTGCGAGTGAAATCACCCGAGGAGGCCGACGGTCTTTTAGAAGTCTTGGAGAAGCAcaagaaatag
- the LOC126738662 gene encoding uncharacterized protein LOC126738662 isoform X3 yields the protein MSDNRSAVTCYVCGKQFSTAGNFRRHLKAKHLLGDKLDKGKPSLPGEHIKGVGELNFSQPKQYSQNLSQNPYIVCHICNKTFMSPSNFRRHLKNKHTEEKEENDTIPITFCPEKISRIKELKRSSGIKNICYVRGTQLLSTQSMKRHMRSQHNIAESLKHRLRCLEPFCSFQCNRLDSLRHHLESKHDLQQEVEDLKFENMQEFYKWKNSEESDSTARWIKACGTKNQRNGTPIYFYCNRSGKRRVLDAGKRKRAMKSQGSCKIDASCTSAIILKHVAEGIKIKYFKTHYGHDKKMAHIPLSKDDKNMIASQLIQGENTWIYCIQFLILCF from the exons atgaGTGATAACAGATCGGCAGTAACTTGCTATGTATGTGGTAAACAGTTCTCGACAGCGGGGAACTTCAGAAGACATTTAAAAGCCAAGCATCTTCTGGGCGACAAATTGGACAAAGGAAAACCGTCGTTGCCTGGTGAACATATAAAGG GTGTTGGTGAACTGAATTTTTCCCAGCCAAAACAATATAGTCAAAACCTCAGTCAAAACCCTTACATTGTTTGTCATATATGCAATAAAACATTTATGTCACCATCAAATTTTagaaggcatttaaaaaataagcatacTGAAGAGAAAGAAGAAAACGACACAATTCCCATAACTTTCTGTCCTGAAAAAATCTCTCGGATAAAAG AACTCAAACGATCAAgtggaattaaaaatatttgttatgtaCGCGGAACCCAACTTTTATCTACTCAGAGTATGAAAAGGCACATGAGAAGTCAACATAATATTGCTGAATCTTTAAAACACAGATTAAGATGCCTTGAACCCTTTTGTAGTTTTCAATGTAATAGATTGGATAGTCTTCGACATCATTTGGAAAGCAAACATGATTTACAGCAAGAAGTAGAAGACCTAAAATTTGAGAACATGCAAG agTTTTACAAATGGAAAAATTCTGAAGAGAGTGATTCCACTGCTAGGTGGATTAAGGCATGTGGtacaaaaaatcaaagaaatggtacacctatttatttttattgcaatagAAGTGGAAAGAGAAGAGTACTTGATGCTGGTAAAAGAAAACGAGCCATGAAGTCACAGGGTTCTTGTAAAATAGACGCTTCTTGCACATCTGCAATTATTCTCAAACATGTGGCAGAGggcatcaaaataaaatattttaagactcACTATGGTCATGACAAAAAAATGGCTCACATTCCCTTATCTAAAGATGATAAAAATATGATTGCTTCTCAGTTAATACAAGGTGAAAATACCTGGATTTATtgtatacagtttttaatattatgtttttag
- the LOC126738662 gene encoding uncharacterized protein LOC126738662 isoform X1 has protein sequence MSDNRSAVTCYVCGKQFSTAGNFRRHLKAKHLLGDKLDKGKPSLPGEHIKGVGELNFSQPKQYSQNLSQNPYIVCHICNKTFMSPSNFRRHLKNKHTEEKEENDTIPITFCPEKISRIKELKRSSGIKNICYVRGTQLLSTQSMKRHMRSQHNIAESLKHRLRCLEPFCSFQCNRLDSLRHHLESKHDLQQEVEDLKFENMQEFYKWKNSEESDSTARWIKACGTKNQRNGTPIYFYCNRSGKRRVLDAGKRKRAMKSQGSCKIDASCTSAIILKHVAEGIKIKYFKTHYGHDKKMAHIPLSKDDKNMIASQLIQGVSHTEILKKIRQSLDINFERIHLTTKHDIHNIMQSYNLHDTAIRHQNDSQSVDLWVNQVQSSNENCILLYKKQGEDHPSFCLKNEDFLLGLMTNCQGEMLKKFGIGGIICMDATHGTNPYDFKLVSILVVDDFGEGFPVAYLFSNREDYVVLKYFVTAVKESVGTIRAASFMSDDAEQYFAAWSSVMDTVETKKLLCMWHVDRAWRSKVIAIKDKSKQAQVYKILCTLRQEADFTKFNEYLIGFMNVLSKDPDLRIFKDYFEKEYLPRCLVWAACFRVGTGINTNMYLESMHKVLKYIYLKGVACRRLDKTVHVLLQYVKDKQFERIIKLEKSKVTTKISRINKSHINAINSTNMIVSTCENGWIVTSKDIPYLVTENKLNEGHTCKLKCSSCLFCVHMYTCNCMDFVVNYNMCKHIHKICMNMPGQSTFVDENRNEELTYHKSSLKNPNISNIDNKIRENINYLQCFDWRNITDPQIKNKINSFLLSAVKLADIKSDARFTLSPKNIAGPANKKIVAQNRFFSTKKKKTKKTYTPRLAKPNLQEKKDIQAQLENIL, from the exons atgaGTGATAACAGATCGGCAGTAACTTGCTATGTATGTGGTAAACAGTTCTCGACAGCGGGGAACTTCAGAAGACATTTAAAAGCCAAGCATCTTCTGGGCGACAAATTGGACAAAGGAAAACCGTCGTTGCCTGGTGAACATATAAAGG GTGTTGGTGAACTGAATTTTTCCCAGCCAAAACAATATAGTCAAAACCTCAGTCAAAACCCTTACATTGTTTGTCATATATGCAATAAAACATTTATGTCACCATCAAATTTTagaaggcatttaaaaaataagcatacTGAAGAGAAAGAAGAAAACGACACAATTCCCATAACTTTCTGTCCTGAAAAAATCTCTCGGATAAAAG AACTCAAACGATCAAgtggaattaaaaatatttgttatgtaCGCGGAACCCAACTTTTATCTACTCAGAGTATGAAAAGGCACATGAGAAGTCAACATAATATTGCTGAATCTTTAAAACACAGATTAAGATGCCTTGAACCCTTTTGTAGTTTTCAATGTAATAGATTGGATAGTCTTCGACATCATTTGGAAAGCAAACATGATTTACAGCAAGAAGTAGAAGACCTAAAATTTGAGAACATGCAAG agTTTTACAAATGGAAAAATTCTGAAGAGAGTGATTCCACTGCTAGGTGGATTAAGGCATGTGGtacaaaaaatcaaagaaatggtacacctatttatttttattgcaatagAAGTGGAAAGAGAAGAGTACTTGATGCTGGTAAAAGAAAACGAGCCATGAAGTCACAGGGTTCTTGTAAAATAGACGCTTCTTGCACATCTGCAATTATTCTCAAACATGTGGCAGAGggcatcaaaataaaatattttaagactcACTATGGTCATGACAAAAAAATGGCTCACATTCCCTTATCTAAAGATGATAAAAATATGATTGCTTCTCAGTTAATACAAG gaGTTTCCCACactgagatattaaaaaaaataagacagaGTCTTGACATTAACTTCGAAAGAATACATTTGACGACTAAGCACGATATTCACAATATCATGCAATCATATAATTTGCATGATACAGCTATAAGGCATCAAAATGACTCGCAAAGTGTAGATTTGTGGGTGAATCAAGTACAATCCAGcaatgaaaattgcattttattgTACAAAAAACAAGGAGAAGATCATCCTagcttttgtttaaaaaatgaagaCTTTTTATTGGGTTTAATGACTAACTGTCAAGGCGAGATGTTAAAAAAGTTTGGAATTGGAGGTATCATATGCATGGATGCTACACATGGAACAAACCCATATGATTTTAAGCTAGTTTCAATTTTGGTGGTGGATGATTTTGGGGAAGGCTTTCCAGTAGCatacttattttcaaatagGGAAGATtatgtagttttaaaatattttgtaactgcTGTAAAAGAATCTGTTGGGACTATTAGGGCTGCATCATTCATGAGTGATGATGCAGAACAGTATTTTGCAGCTTGGAGCTCGGTAATGGATACTGTTGaaaccaaaaaacttttatgcATGTGGCATGTTGACAGAGCCTGGAGATCCAAAGTAATAGCCATAAAAGACAAATCTAAACAAGCtcaa gtatataaaatattatgcaCCTTAAGACAAGAAGCAGATTTCACCAagtttaatgaatatttaataggaTTTATGAACGTATTATCAAAAGATCCagatttaagaatatttaaggACTATTTTGAGAAAGAGTATCTACCTAGATGTTTAGTATGGGCTGCTTGTTTTCGAGTAGGAACAGGaattaatacaaatatgtatCTTGAGTCCAtgcataaagttttaaaatatatctactTGAAAg GTGTTGCTTGTAGAAGATTGGATAAAACTGTGCATGTTCTATTACAATATGTGAAGGACAAACAATTTGAAAGAATTATCAAGTTGGAAAAAAGCAAAGTCACTACAAAAATAAGCAGGATCAACAAAAGCCATATCAATGCAATAAATTCCACAAATATGATTGTTTCTACTTGTGAAAATGGGTGGATTGTAACATCTAAAGACATCCCATATCTTGTGACAGAGAATAAGCTCAACGAAGGTCATACATGTAAATTGAAATGCTCCTCATGCCTATTCTGTGTTCACATGTATACATGTAATTGCATGgattttgttgtaaattataATATGTGCAAACATATTCATAAGATATGCATGAATATGCCAGGACAAAGCACATTTGTAGATGAAAACCGTAATGAAGAACTAACATATCATAaatcatcattaaaaaatccaaacatAAGTAACATTGACAATAAAATTAGAGAGAATATTAATTATCTTCAATGTTTTGACTGGAGGAATATCACAGATccccaaataaaaaataaaataaacagttttctTCTATCTGCTGTAAAACTAGCTGATATAAAAAGTGATGCAAGATTTACCTTATCTCCAAAAAATATAGCCGGTCCagcgaataaaaaaattgtagctcAGAATCG atttttttctacaaaaaaaaagaagacaaaGAAGACATATACTCCTCGACTGGCGAAACCAAACCTACAGGAGAAAAAAGATATACAGGCGCAGttggaaaacattttataa